Proteins encoded together in one Impatiens glandulifera chromosome 1, dImpGla2.1, whole genome shotgun sequence window:
- the LOC124922348 gene encoding uncharacterized protein LOC124922348 produces MDCSVGSEMLVARRLRLSSGRATATSLLIPKRGVSRLLWVSSFNRRGRSSAAHAPSEVPKAQEVRKRISKDERKALMESYICKYRSMNGGKFPSVSAAKLEVGGSYYVVRQLLQEIEYGYKTSSSDMKNEKLVEQKKPSIIPKANGSELTKECKIKDQSKKIVNDDVLGDSTVQNVEYKATPNPTSSFSGVLPKKTLDTKPEVRIESVLLICFFGGLCVEKSQVLSF; encoded by the exons ATGGATTGTT CGGTGGGTAGTGAAATGCTTGTTGCTAGACGACTTCGTTTATCATCAGGGAGAGCTACTGCCACTTCACTGCTGATCCCCAAACGAG GTGTTTCTCGTCTCTTATGGGTGTCCAGCTTTAATCGGCGTGGGAGGTCTTCTGCTGCTCATGCTCCTTCTGAAGTTCCAAAAGCTCAGGAAGTAAGAAAGCGGATTTCCAAAGATGAGAGAAAAGCTTTGATGGAATCATATATTTGCAA ATACAGATCAATGAATGGTGGAAAATTTCCCTCTGTTTCTGCTGCTAAGCTTGAGGTTGGAGGCTCCTATTATGTAGTTAGACAACTTCTTCAAGAGATTGAATACGGATATAAAACATCCTCCTCGGACATGAAGAATGAAAAACTCGTCGAACAGAAAAAACCTTCCATCATTCCCAAAGCGAACGGCAGTGAATTGACCAAGGAATGTAAAATCAAGGATCAATCTAAGAAAATAGTTAATGATGATGTACTTGGCGATTCTACTGTCCAAAATGTTGAATATAAGGCAACACCAAATCCTACCTCTTCATTTAGTGGTGTTTTGCCCAAGAAAACTCTAGACACTAAACCCGAAGTAAGAATTGAATCAGTTCTACTCATATGTTTTTTTGGTGGACTTTGTGTCGAAAAGTCACAGGTCTTAAGTTTTTAG
- the LOC124921908 gene encoding uncharacterized protein LOC124921908, whose translation MVNDGEAEGISKKLVAKNKQRKEKKQFVKDSTVDDKTQKVVTSREDSNLSDAVESSKESRKKAGEDLYRSGKVKHNMKKEASFEDTLNRGDLHKDKSEKDMAIKKHEEAPEESSSFWGSLKSLAAGVIKIWSNKR comes from the exons ATGGTGAATGACGGAGAAGCTGAAGGAATTTCAAAGAAACTCGTTGCTAAAAACAAgcagagaaaagaaaagaaacaatTCGTCAAAGATTCAACTGTAGATGATAAAACTCAAAAGGTAGTAACTTCAAGGGAGGATAGCAATTTAAGTGATGCTGTGGAATCAAGTAAAGAGTCGAGGAAGAAAGCTGGGGAAGATTTGTACCGTTCTGGAAAAGTGAAACACAATATGAAAAAAGAAGCGTCTTTTGAGGATACATTAAATCGAGGTGACCTACACAAAGATAAATCTGAGAA GGACATGGCCATTAAGAAGCATGAAGAAGCCCCCGAGGAATCATCATCATTTTGGGGAAGTCTTAAATCCTTGGCAGCTGGAGTCATTAAAATATGGAGTAATAAACGGTAA